The genomic DNA GGTCATATGTTGCAGTTCTTGAAGATACACAATGACTATTAAAGCTCTAATAAAGGCATAGATAACGACGAAAAAATAACTCAAACACAAAAGTTTTTCTAAAGCATAGGTTTTCTTAAATAAAACATATACTTTTGGTAGGGCTAAAGCTTCCAGGCATAAAATCACCACACTAACTATGACCACTCGTGACCATAAATTCTCATCGATATAGGTGAAATATAGAAGTAAAGTTATACCCGCAATAATAAGGCCAGAAGAGATCCATCTATTTAATTTTGCATTAGCTTTTAAGAACATTCCATGTACGACTGCCCAAACCCCACCTATATACAGAATTGCAAACCAAGGCGCTGTTAGCCGTAGTTGTGTATTTGTCATCAATGTCTGTGTAGCGAATGCTACAGATAACAGAATACAACCAACTCCCATCCACATTAAATACTTGGGTGCTTTAAACCTTAAATATGCAACAATAAAGGCCGTACCAATCAGAATTAAGCAAATTGGGTAAATCAACAAGAAATAGTGAGTAGCTGGTAGATTCACGGACTTGAACAACCACTAGAACTGTGTAGTTTTTATTCTAAATTGTTTAGCTAAACTTATTCAATAAATATTTATTTTTAATAAGAAAATATTAATTGATTATTTTTAAAAACTGAGTCATTTTTTAAATGCTCTTTTCATATTCCATCTCAACAAAATATTCGCACTTTTATTTGATATTTAAAGTCATTGTTCTATTAGAGTGCTTGGAAATATTACTTTTCAGCAAAGATCAGACGTTTGTATAAATTCATTGAGGCTTTTAAAAAGTCCAGAATACCAACTCTCTATACTTGTCATTACTCCAAAAAATAAGGGCTGATAAATCAGCCCTTATTTTCAACTACTTATTCAATCAAGACAATTGAGCAGCAGCAATTTTCTTGGTATCGATGTCTTTAGCAGCATCTGTATACTCGCCCATCTTGTCGAAGTTCAAGTATTGATAGATGTCAGCAGACATGCTGTCAATTTGAGCTGCATATTGTTGATATTCTTCTGGAGTTGGTAATTTACCAAGTACAGCAGCAACAGATGCAAGTTCAGCAGAAGCTAAGTAAACGTTAGCGCCTTGACCTAAACGGTTCGGGAAGTTACGAGTAGAAGTCGATACACAAGTTGTGTTCGGAGCTACACGTGCTTGGTTACCCATACATAATGAACAGCCTGGCATTTCAGTACGAGCGCCAGCTTTACCATAAATGTTATAGAAACCTTCTTCCATCAATTGGTGCTCGTCCATACGAGTTGGCGGAGCCAACCATAAACGAGTAGACAATACGCCACCAGGTACTTTATCAAGTAATTTACCAGCAGCACGGAAGTGACCGATATTCGTCATACATGAACCAACGAATACTTCGTCAATCTTAACGCCTTGAACGTCAGAAAGAAGTTTAGCGTCATCTGGATCGTTCGGGCAGCAAAGAACAGGTTCAGTGATTGTAGCTAGGTCGATTTCATACACTTTAGTGTATTCAGCGTCAGCATCAGCTTTAAGAAGTGATGGATTCGCCAACCATTTTTCCATGTTCTCAACACGACGAGCCATAGTACGCGCATCGCCATAACCTTGAGAAATCATCCATTTCAACATAGTGATGTTAGAACGGAGGTATTCAGCAACTTTCTCTTCAGAAAGCGTAATTGAACAACCAGCAGCAGAACGTTCAGCAGAAGCATCAGAAAGTTCGAATGCTTGTTCTACTGTTAATTCAGTTTCCATTTCAGTCAGGTCGATTTCTAGGATACGACCAGAGAAAATGTTTTTCTTACCTTTTTTCTCAACAGTAAGATCGCCTTCTTGGATCGCACGGTAAGGAATCGCATGTACAAGGTCACGTAGAGTGATACCAGGCTGCATTTTACCTTTGAATTTCACAAGAACAGATTCAGGCATGTCTAGTGGCATAACACCAGTCGCTGCAGCGAACGCTACAAGACCAGAACCTGCTGGGAATGAAATACCGATTGGGAAACGAGTATGTGAGTCACCACCAGTACCAACAGTATCTGGAAGAAGCATACGGTTTAACCAAGAGTGAATAATACCGTCACCTGGACGTAATGAAACACCACCACGGTTCATGATGAAATCAGGAAGCGTGTGTTGCATTTGTACGTCAACTGGTTTTGGATATGCAGCTGTGTGACAGAAAGATTGCATTACCAGATCAGCAGAGAAGCCCAAGCAAGCCAAGTCTTTCAATTCGTCACGAGTCATTGGACCAGTTGTATCTTGAGAACCAACAGTTGTCATCTTAGGTTCGCAGTAAGTACCTGGACGAACACCTTGACCTTCTGGAAGACCACAAGCGCGACCTACCATTTTTTGAGCTTGAGTGAAGCCTTTACCAGTATTCTCAGGTTGAACTGGAGTACGGAATAAAGTTGAAGGTGCAAGACCTAAAGCTTCACGCGCTTTACCAGTCAAACCACGACCAATAATCAGGTTGATACGGCCACCAGCACGTACTTCATCTAACAACACTGGAGTTTTGAGTTCAGACTCGGCAATTTGAGCGCCATCTTTGAATGCAGTTACTTTAGCAGCAGCATGGTCGATTTTAAGTGTGATCTCGTCGCCCATGTTCATGTTGGTAACGTCGATCTCGACTGGTAACGCACCAGCATCTTCCATTGTGTTGAAGAAGATCGGAGCAATTTTACCACCTAAGCAGTAACCACCGTCTTTTTTGTTCGGGATGTGAGCAATTTCGTCACCAAAGAACCAAAGAACAGAGTTAGTTGCAGATTTACGAGAAGAACCTGTACCAACTACGTCGCCTACGTAAGCAACTTGGTTGCCTTTCGCAACAAGTTCTTTAATTTGGCTTAATGGACCAACTTCACCTGGTTTTTCAGGATTGATGCCATCACGTTCGTTTTTCAACATCGCATTTGCATGTAATGGGATGTCAGGACGGCTCCAAGCATCTTGAGCTGGAGACAAGTCATCAGTGTTAGTTTCACCAGTAACTTTGAATACAGTTAATTTGATTTCTTCTGGAACGTCTTTACGGCTAGTGAACCATTCAGCATCAGCCCAAGACTGCATAACAGCTTGTGCATTTGCATTGCCCGCTTTCGCTTTGTCAGCTACGTCATGGAATGCATCAAATACAAGAAGAGTTTTTTTCAATGCATCAGCAGCTAAACCTGATAATTCTGCATTGTCTAAAAGTTCAACTAAAGGTGCAACGTTATAACCACCAAGCATAGTACCCAGTAAGTAAACCGCACGTTCTTTAGAAACTAATGGTGAAGTCGCTTCACCTTTTGCCACAGCAGCCAAGAAAGCAGCTTTAACATAAGCAGCTTGGTCAACACCTGCTGGAACACGGTTTTCAAGCAAGTCAACTAAAAATGCTTCTTCTCCAGCTGGTGGATTTTTTAATAGTTCAACCAAGTCAGCTGTTTGAGCATCGTCAAGTGGCTTCGGTGGGACTCCGAGTGCGGCACGTTCTGCAACGTGTTGGCGGTAAGCTTCTAGCACAGTGTTATTCCTCTTTTTTAAAAAATTATTTACGAATTCCAGCTTATGCAAAGCTTCGCAAATAATATGGACTGCTAAATTTTACTAAAATTCCAGTTAAAAGTTAATGCAACTACAGTGTTTCTTTGTGATGCCCATTATTTTATAGCTAAATAATAGGCATATCGATTACACAATAAGCAAATCCTTCACTTTTAAAGCTTTTTAATGATGAAAAAAGTTACTTTTAATGGAACATTCAACACAAAAAAGACAACTCCATGTTGCCTGTTTTGCTTATATAAAAATATTCAACCTTAGTGGACAGTGGTGGCTGTTAAATATTGAGCTAATTCTGCACGATTCCCGGTAAATTTAACTGCACATTCATCTTCAAACAGGCCTTGATGTTGATTACTGGCGAATGAAATATCAACTAAATAACGAGGATAATACTGATCTGCCAATTTTCTACGCAGAAACACTTTATCTCCCACACTCAGGACATAATTTGCACCACCAATAATTGCTACACCGTGCTCATCTTCCAAGAGCAAATCTTCATGATGCAAGTAGCCAATCACATCCATATTTCTACTCCAGTCATTATAATTCTTGATTTCATTATTCAATAACAAGATAAGTTTTTCCATATTTTTGATGAAGCAAATGTCACAATTTATGCTGATCAATATACTCAGGCTATTTTAAGTCACCCAATAAAAAACCGTTCATTAGAACGGTTTGTAATTCGGCATTTTGTCATGCGGCGTAGCGATACATTTTTCAGTTATTTTCTGCTTAAATTGATTACGGCTGGCTTCTGGATCTTTATTAATTTCATCTATAGGAAATGCATAGACCTGTTCAATAATATCCAGAATAAAGGTTTTAGTGATTTCATCTTCAATCTTGTTGGCGTGTTCTATAGCGGCCTCTTTGGTAATGGTATTTTGACGATCATACATAATATTGTTTGCCGCATTACCCATACTGGTACAATAGCCTTTCCACTGTTCTTCAGGTGTTAATGGCTTCTTTTCACTACAGCCCACTAAAGCAACCAATGCCATCAAAGTGAATAACTTTTTCATCAATGTTCTCCTGTTGCCTCCTATCATAATCAAAGTTAAGCAAAATACGAAATCATCAAAACAAGATATCCCCAAAAATCATGAGCAAACTAAAATCAAGTACATAAAAATAAGCTCTATTTTAATTTCATGGGTTTAAAAAAGACTTTGAATTGAATTTTTTATTTTTAACTGATCTTTAAGTTATTAATTTAATTAAACATAATTATTAAGTTACAAATTTAAGCTATAAAAAGCAGCAATAGGTAGCTATTCATTTGCATAATTTCAAACATAACTGTATGCTTAAACCCAACTAGAAAAATAGTTTGCTCTGGTAAATCTTCTTGTATTTCGCAGTTTTAGTCATAATCCTTCGTTTTTCAGATTTAAAGTTCCATTCTTATTTTCAAGTTAAATTATCTGGCTTTTCAATAAGCTAAAAACATTTTTAAGGATTTTATTATGTCTAATACTGTAAAAGGTACTGTTAAGTGGTTTAACGAAACTAAAGGTTTTGGTTTTATTCAACAAGAAAATGGTCCTGACGTTTTCGCTCATTTCAGCGAAATCACTGGTAATGGCTTCAAAACTTTGGCTGAAGGCCAACAAGTTGAATTCAGCATCGCTCAAGGTCAAAAAGGCCCGAATGCTGTAAACATCGTAGCACTATAATTTTTAAATCACGCTTGCCGACTGCAAGTATGATTTAAAAAAAGCGAGAGTTAAACTCTCGCTTTTTTTTGGACGCAGATTCAAATCCCAAGTGCGACACATTTGTAGTTAGTTGAAAAAGTTAGGTGTATTCGTAGAATCATTGGACTTTTTCAACTCGCAATTGGAAAGCACACAATGAAGAAATACACCCAACTTTCTCAAGATGAAAGATACGAAATTTATGCTACTTTGAAAAGTAAAAGTTCAATCGCTACCCTTGCTCGGGAGTTAGGGCGTTCACGATCAACCATCTACCGTGAATTAAAAAGAAATACTGGGCAACGTGGATATAGAGCTCAACAGGCAGCTAAATTTGCAAGTCAAAGACGGTACCGTCCTTCATCACCCATGACAGCGTTTGCCTTCGCTTATATTGATTATTTGATTGGCTTGGACTGGTCACCAGAACAAATTTCAGGTGCTTTAACACAACGCTGTTGGCTGGATGTACCTTCACATGAGTGGATTTACCAGTACATTTATCAAGATAAATCAAAAGGCGGTAAACTCCATCTACACTTAAGGCATCAGAAGAAATATCGAAAACGAGGTTACAAAAACACGGATCGTAGGGGTCAAATCATT from Acinetobacter sp. CS-2 includes the following:
- a CDS encoding bifunctional aconitate hydratase 2/2-methylisocitrate dehydratase — protein: MLEAYRQHVAERAALGVPPKPLDDAQTADLVELLKNPPAGEEAFLVDLLENRVPAGVDQAAYVKAAFLAAVAKGEATSPLVSKERAVYLLGTMLGGYNVAPLVELLDNAELSGLAADALKKTLLVFDAFHDVADKAKAGNANAQAVMQSWADAEWFTSRKDVPEEIKLTVFKVTGETNTDDLSPAQDAWSRPDIPLHANAMLKNERDGINPEKPGEVGPLSQIKELVAKGNQVAYVGDVVGTGSSRKSATNSVLWFFGDEIAHIPNKKDGGYCLGGKIAPIFFNTMEDAGALPVEIDVTNMNMGDEITLKIDHAAAKVTAFKDGAQIAESELKTPVLLDEVRAGGRINLIIGRGLTGKAREALGLAPSTLFRTPVQPENTGKGFTQAQKMVGRACGLPEGQGVRPGTYCEPKMTTVGSQDTTGPMTRDELKDLACLGFSADLVMQSFCHTAAYPKPVDVQMQHTLPDFIMNRGGVSLRPGDGIIHSWLNRMLLPDTVGTGGDSHTRFPIGISFPAGSGLVAFAAATGVMPLDMPESVLVKFKGKMQPGITLRDLVHAIPYRAIQEGDLTVEKKGKKNIFSGRILEIDLTEMETELTVEQAFELSDASAERSAAGCSITLSEEKVAEYLRSNITMLKWMISQGYGDARTMARRVENMEKWLANPSLLKADADAEYTKVYEIDLATITEPVLCCPNDPDDAKLLSDVQGVKIDEVFVGSCMTNIGHFRAAGKLLDKVPGGVLSTRLWLAPPTRMDEHQLMEEGFYNIYGKAGARTEMPGCSLCMGNQARVAPNTTCVSTSTRNFPNRLGQGANVYLASAELASVAAVLGKLPTPEEYQQYAAQIDSMSADIYQYLNFDKMGEYTDAAKDIDTKKIAAAQLS
- a CDS encoding cold-shock protein, translated to MSNTVKGTVKWFNETKGFGFIQQENGPDVFAHFSEITGNGFKTLAEGQQVEFSIAQGQKGPNAVNIVAL